TAGTGCCCTGAGCAAGTCTTTTTGGTGAGTCATTGGCAGTGGTCTCTCTCATGTCTTTTCCGAAAAATAAGCAGATAGAGGTTATTCCTTCTCATGTCGCCCCCACTCTGCCTCTGCTCAGCCCCTCTCTGTTGTGCCTGGTGCTGGTATAAACAGAGGAGCTATGTTTAGAAAGGGCACTGTGTTGCTGTGGCGATCAAATTTTGACAGCGTGTGATGTCAATGAATAGGATACAGCCGCAACCAGTTGTCATAGCAACCAAGACCCAAAGATAACCAGGGTACCAGAGGCAGAGGAGACAAAGTGATCTTAGCAGCATCTCAAGGACAGGCAGAGAAAGAATGTCCTAAAAATGTCTCCTCCTTCTTTTACTTTGATCTGCTCCCTCACACCTACTCCAGAGGAACTCTGCAGACCCAAACCAAGGGGTACTagggatggagggacatgggggtggcaggCAGGGGAGACGGGCACCAGAATAGCAAGACCAAGCAAAAGTGCACTGGGGAGATGTGTGTGAAAGACAAATTAAGAAAAGTTTGAGATAATACCAGACAAGCCTGAGGAGTGCTAGCAGTGCTGTCAATGTGGGAACTCAGTCTCTTTCTCCTAAGCCCACAATCCAAGTTCCAAAATCATCATGTGGTGGAATGTTGTAAAATTCCTAGCTTCCTAAAGCTTTCCTTCACCTCTCCAAAGAAAGTAGACAGCCTCTTGACACCTAACCTTCTCTATCCTTTGTCCTCCTGCTTTCTTAAAGAACCCTGAACCCCATGACTCTGTCTCTCCCACTGGCTCATAATGCTCTTTCAAGTCTCCAGTTCCACTTAAGCTGATTTTTGGACTCCCTGCTTTCCTTTGCCATGAGACAGACAGGTTGATGGACACTTTAACAAGTGCACTATGCCACCTCATCTGTGGCAATCCCCAGCTGTGGTACTGTTATGAACAGGGACTTCAGGTTGTTCAACACAAATTATCTATTAAGCAATGCCAAGTAGACTCTGAAACCCTCAAAGGCATCCTACACAACACAGCAGAACTCATTTATCTGACCACCTGTTTATTACAATTTTATATCACTGATCATCTTGAACCACCATGGAACGGCTGTAGCTCCTACTGCCAGAATCCTGTCTAAATTTTCACAGCAACTCCCTCATTCTCTCTCACCTTGCAGAAACGTCCCGTCCGGTCTTGCCAGCACTTATAGTGACCACCTGCATCTTTGTGATCATTGGGACTGCCTTCCTTATTAATTTACGGACCCTGAAATGGTAAATGAGAAAcaacttttcctctttgttcctcTCTTGTATCTTGTGTGTCTTCTTGAAACCAGGGTTATTTTTCACTTGGCATTACTCAGGATAGAGAGTGACTTAAAAATATGATTTGTAGTCCAACCTTTTGAGGACGACATTTGTCTGGGGAGATATATCACCACCCAAGATGATGTGGTTTCACCATCATGATTGTATCGTGCCACACTCCTGTGACCTCGTGACATGTCCTGGCTGAATTCAAAACAGCCGCCTCAGCACTTTTGTTGTCCGTGGGTAAGAGTGGGGTTCCCTAGCAGGGATGCAACAAAATGGCATCTTAAAAAGAAGGCCACTGGGTTGAGCAATCCCTCAATAGAAAGGACCAAGCAAGCTTAGGTAGCGCTACCTTCTCGGTTGAACATTCCGGCAAGAGCTCGGGCATGACATAGTGACATTTGGTCTGCAGCCAAAATGAGGAGTACAATTCTTCCTCTCAGTGGTCTGTGCAGTCCTGAAGTGTCTCATCACATGCTGGTAAACATCTACATGATGCTTTAAAGATCTCTTTGCCTGCGCTTCTACCCAGGCACTGCTTTTATTCAGAACTGAAAGTGTCTCACAAGGTTACTCCGTGCAATAATAGGGAGAGTGACCTGTCAGCATGGCAAGGTTAGAAATGGCCTCAGGTTTTCTCTTCTCAGGACAGGGGCAGAGAAGCAGAATGCTGATGTTCGTGACAGGGAGCAGGAAAAATGTTCTCAGGGATGAGGCAGCAGAGGCTGTGATGGCTTCTCCGTAAGGAAAGAAGGAGATGCATATTGAAGGAAGATGGATACTGAGAAAGACACTGGTCACTGTGTTTTACCTTGAGTCATAACACAAGGGTGAGGAAGTATTAGCTGTATGGCACAGAGTGAGATAAAAAGGGCTCCTTTCTCCATGGAGTATAATTAACCTGGGGGAACTGGATGGAAGATAATGCTGAGGTAAGATCCAAGGAAGGATTAGACACGCATGAATAAAAATAGCATCTGCAGTGATGTAAGGTAGTTTATATGCAAGAACTAGCAAATTCTGATGCTTCAGAGAGTACACTGATTGCCTACAGAGGTCAGGAGGGTTTTTCCTCGGAGCATTCCACACCAAACCCTCAGCAAAGAGCTGACACGATCAGCCAACTTCTCTGAAGGACTGAAGAGCAGATTAGATCACTTCATGGTGCCTCGGGATGACAACACAGTAAAGTAGAGGCCACTGGGCTGATGCAGGGCATGCTACACCACACAGTGTCCTGATAATGGGACAGACAGACGTTGTAGCACGGCTTTGGCAGCGATGGTCCCGTTCAGGCCAATATGGTCCTCTGAGTCATTGCAGtggcaggaaagcaaagaggggGCAAATCACAACTGCTAGAACTTGGAAACAAGGGAGACCTGCCCAGCTTGTTATCAGAACAAGGGGCTAAAGGGGCAAGTGGAGAAGTTAAGGTCACCAGCCAAGTCAGGGAAGAAACCAGTGAACTACTGGTTGTGCTTCACTAGGGAAAAGTCTGAGGGGTGGGTATCGTCCAATGTTAGGTTTAAGTGCCTCATCTCTATACCTCTCATCCCTCAGCTACTGCATTTCAGCAAGGACAGCCCTCAGGCTTGTTCTTATTTTACCTCCCCCTCACACCATGGTAGTACACATGAGCTGCAATTCTCTCTCCTACTCATACCACAATGCCAGATtggtcaggatcaggccctgctTCATTCCTCCATCTCATTCTCCTTTCTCAAGGTTTAAGAAGATCCTGAAGATTCACATCCCAGACCCCGAGAAATTCTTTCCCCCACTCGTTTCGGTTCATGGAGGTGACATTCAGGTATGGAACTGGGGATGGAGCCATGTGGTTATAAAGGAGAAACGAGGGAAAGGAGGGTCCATCTGCACATGCCTGGGACAACCAGCAGGTTATCAGACCTACATGTGCACACACGACATGTGCCCGTAGCACCAGCTGCTGGGTTCTCTGTTCGAGTTTTATTTTCTGACCTTCTAAAACCTGACACTCGTCTGAGGCGTCCCTAATTACAGAACTGAGAAACGGCAAACCACGCAAACCTCAGCACCCTGCTCCCCTAATGGGGAGCCTGAGAGAAAACAAGGGAGGGAACTTGGCCTCTCAGATCCCCTTCCACCCCACTTctgtccctccctgcctgccctagGCTGCCAAGCTCTTCCCCAGATTTCCCGCTGCGATCCCCTCCTCCTGGCTGTGAGCCTTTCCTCTGCTCCTAATGTGAATTGCCGTCACACTGAATGGCACTTAGCTGTTTTCTGCATTCTTGTTGTCTCATTCCCTTCTTTATCTACCCATACATTCTCCTTTCCCCTAATCTCTCCGTGAGCATGGGCAGCTGCAAGGAGACGATTACCATTCTGTGCAGTATTAAAGGGAGTGTCAGATCCAAGACGTGGGAGGTGATCCCAAGGGGCATCTCACTTTAGGAAGGATGGAAACAAACTGCAGAGGGTCCAGAGGACAGCAAAGCTTTGGAAAAGCCTACCTGCAAAAAAACTTAGAAAACTTAAACTACAGGGGAAGAGTGTGGAGTAGGGGGGCGGGGGTGTGCAGCAGGCACTGAAGACACTTTCTCAGTGCAGAAAGAACTAGAAAAATTGCTTCACTGGTCATAAAGGCAATGAATTTGGGTGTTATcaaaagtagggtttttttaaggataatGATGCACTGCAGGATGTCACTCATGGTGAGTGGGGAAATCTAGGCACAAAGGGCCTGGAAGATCACTTGAGACAAGAAATCACATAGGGCCATGTAGATGTATCAGAAACTGGTTCAGCACCTAGGGATAGATTGCATGAGATGCATCTCAGTACTGCTTTTCATGTTTCCACCTTCATTTTATggtcttgtaattttttttcttcctttccctttaattctccatcttcctttcccctctccagaAATCTCAAAACATAGGCTTGCGAGATCCACTCTTGATTTCAAAGTGACAGAAACATATATTCTCTCTGAAAATCGTGCAGATGAGACATGACTTCATGAATGTGAatttccctccccaccacctctgGCAACTCTTGCTTGGACAGAGAAAAAGTCACTTGATTGCTGTGGGTGCTCAGGAGAAGAAACCTTTGGTTCCTCACTGAGTGTTATACTTTGGGCATAACAGTCTCTCTTCTGTGTTTCTTCCCCATCAGAAATGGCTCTCCTCCCCATTCTCCACATCTTCCTACTGTGTGAACAGCACAACCCCAGAGATATCCATGCTTGAAGTGATGCAGAAGAATGACCAAGAATCCCAGTTTCTACTTTCCAAGGGAACCCTGCCTCCTGATCCTCCCATAGAAACCAGTGGGCACTCTGTATCCAGCTGCTTCACCAACCAAGGCTACTTCTTTTTCCACCTTCCCAACTCCTTTGAGATTGAGCCCTGTCAGGTCTACTTCACCTATGAGCCTTTCACCCAAGAGGGCAGTGGCAGCGAGGATGGCAAGTCTTACcatgctctcccctccccagattTCTGCACACTAGCAGAAGACATGCCCGTGTTGTCCCACAACTTCCTTCACTGTATCAAGGCAGCCCATGGCTTCCAAAACAGCTCCTTCGTGGAGGAGACAGAAGGTAAAGCCCAGCAGGCCATGGCTATTTCTGGGGCTCTCCAGTCAAGTGAAGGCACCTCATCCACACCAGTTCTGAACCAGGATGAGAAGGTGATGGACAAAGCAGCTTTACAACCTGCTGAGGCCCTCTGCCATCCGAATACAGACTTTCCTGACCCACCAGACCTGCACGACAGCAATACTATTGAAGTAATGGAGGGGAGTGGGAAGGCAGGCCCTCTGATTGACCCCTGTACACCAACAGCACATGCtacctcttcttcctctcagCCTCCACCTTTAAGGCAAAACCAGGATGAGGATTCATGCAGAACAGCCTTTTCCAGCCAGGTCCCAAACACTGGTGCCTACCTTTCTCTGAGGGACCTCCAAAGCCAGTACAGCCATTGCCCTGTCTAGCATCTGCCTGGAGGAAATCCACAGGTGGGAAAGGTcttctctgctgggaaggctggatGGACAGTTTTTTTATTCAGGACATGAAAGTGGCTTCAGGATCAAACCCATGGGAACTGTTCTTTAATGAGGCTGGAGAACACAGTTACTCTAAAGggctgcaaaaccagaaaaggaatAGGATGTACAAGGTGTAAATTCATGGATGGCTACAGGGGTAGCATCAGTTCCTAGGGTTAGTGAAACAGAGCACTGGAAAGTGGAGGACACTTTGCATGGAGAACTGGGCTAGTGGACAATAAAGCAATACCTGGGGAATGATAAAAGCATATTAAATCTGTTCAGTGGTGACACAGGTAATGGAGACACAGAAGCTTCATTCTTAGCTGTACAGGCCAACAAGGACTCATCTTCATAACTGAACCTGTTTCTCTGCTATTGCTGGATCCAATGGTATAGAAACCCCTTCCCACACTGCTCAAGTGCCATCCCAGACCTCACCAGCCCATTTCTTCTTTCCCAGCTCCCACTAGGAGGCTGTGCCAGCACTTCTGTGCTCTGTATTTTGGTGTAAAATAGCACTCAGCTTTGAAGCTAAGCAGGCGCATGGTCCGTTTGCCTTGTCCCAGCCTAAAAACTTCTAATGGGAGGGAGAAATGTCAGAAGAGGTGGCTTTGAGATTTTGTACAAGGGACAGTAGCACTGCCAGTCAGTGCTGGGGCTGAAGGTGAAGTGGATGAAGAATCTCTTGTTAACTGCccaaaagtgtaatttttattGTGATGTCCCCACCTCAAGTTTGAATCAGAGATTACATTCTGAGCTACTCGGTCCAGCTTTAGACTTGAGTCTCTAGGGTCAGCTCAGAGCCACAACTATGTCAGCTGTCTAAGCAGTGCAGTGTAAAAAGAAATCCCCATTATTGAGTTAAAAATACTGGGGAAatcccctcccccctccttctttcccccaggTCTGATGATGGCAGTAAAAAGAGCGCACACAATTTCCCATTCTTGCTGcaatatttttcatgaaatcGAAAGCCTCTCTGCCCTGCTTGGCAAAATACGGTTATTTGACTACGATAAGCTGATTGCAGAATAGTTCATCCCACATCCTGTGTATTAGTGGAAAACATCGCAACGGTGCTGCCCATTCCTTCCATTGCTCAAGGGAAACCATTGCCTAATTAGCAGCAAAGATGTGGTGAATGAGCCCAGAAACTAACCCACGAATCAGCACctttgctgaaaagaaaaccTCCATCCACTCACAAAGAAAGGGGATAGcaaagactactttttttttcttttttttttttttttgttacctctGCATTTGCTGATCTGGGTTGAGAAAAAGCAGCACACTGCAGAAGAAAAGTGGCAAGGCAAAGGAAGACAAGCTGTTCTGGTTACATCCATCCCTGCATTCAACTTCTGTACTGTCTGTTTGCTTTCTGCCATATTTCTGGACTATTCAGCAGTGGGAAAATACCAGCCCTGTGATAAAGATATTTCCTTTTagagtttttatttcaaaaaggtCAAGGATATCGAACTTGGTGCTTCTGTCACCCCTGTGAGTATCAGCCACAACTAATTCTTCCCTAACTCTGTCTGCACAAGCGTTGAGCTTCCCCTTTGTCCTGGTCCCACGCTGTTACCTGACCTTGCATTATGCGGCCTGAATGTCATTATGAGTACCAGCTACTGGGTCACCCGCTGGCTTGGATTTCACCTCAAAAGAGCTGCTCAAAGGAGTTGAGCCTGCCTGTGGctgagaggctgaaggagctaTGACCTGTCCTCTCATCAGCTTCTTCAGCACCTGCATCAAGACGTGGACTGCTCCATTGTCTCCAGGAGACAGCAGGTGAGGAAGACCCCACAGCTTCCCAGATAAGGAAGCACAAGGCTTGCCCAGCTGATCACTGATGGACTTCAAGAAGAGACACTGAATCCCTTGACCCTAATGGGCAACTTGCTGTCTCACACGGGACAAGGTTCCTAGTTGTGCTGATGGTTATCCTGTCCTGATATAGGTCTTCATAAGCTTCTCAATTATTCTTGCTGCTAAGatgagtacaaaaaaaaaaaacaaaaaaactttgcctctttgtaaataaaagaaatattaagaaaactACGGTGTTTTTCTGTCCTTTGGGATGGGGGAAAAGGATTAACAGGTTTTCTGAATAGGGGACTAGGCAAAGCTTTGCTCAGACCAATATACCTTTAGCCCTCCTTCCTACTCCCTCCACCAGGGGACTCAGACACCTAAAACAGAAAGCGGAGTTGGAAGTGATCATGCTGCAGACCCCTGAGGGCCATCCTGCCGGCTGggtatttccccccctccttgtGAAAGTGCTGACAATTTTCGAGCTGGCAAGATGTTAGTACTGCATTCGCCACCACGCTGGGTGTGAATGTGTGACACACTGCGGCAGGAAGTGCTCAACATCAGATCTGGTGATAACCGGACCTTTCTTCCAGGAAGACAAGATCATGTGGTCTCATACGTGAGTAACCCAGGTTGTGAATACCAAAGGCATAACACTCTCAGTGATGCGGGGCCCATTCTCTGCTGGGTCCCCAAGACCTCTTTGGAAATGTCACATGGGGAGCGGTCCCCTCTCAAGCTGATGCGAACGCCCAGCATGTGGTTCGCAAAACCACAGAAAGATGCTACAACAGTGTCCATCAGTACCAGAGGCAAACCAAAGCTGAACGCCAGCACTGTGTGGAAAATACTGAGCTAACCGCCGCAGACAAGTTCTCTCTTTATCTTAAGCCCAGAGACAGCAAAGATAGCTGTCACATCTCTCATCTCCCTCTTTCCAAGACACCTTTTTCGTAAAGAGGCAACATTACTCTCAGCCTCCTCCCacatcccttccttttttttactgtggAGAAGCAGAAAGTGAAGG
Above is a window of Larus michahellis chromosome 1, bLarMic1.1, whole genome shotgun sequence DNA encoding:
- the IL2RB gene encoding interleukin-2 receptor subunit beta isoform X2 — translated: MLGGRLISFSVSPPAQMKPSLLLLCHLWLFSLTPLLQASDSAQGASSLTCWYDSRAALFCDWTPSRELLEAPCQLEISSMFAFYDRLFPLTEKFKKHCELPKAEHTAGPRRCIKTFSKNSNTQCFTAADRLTLSVHCNTGENMSMPARIEDFSPLENIKLRPPGNLQLIHKTENTYNLTWTLNISSHYLDGEREYQVRYRNTSLFWEAENFTILTVEQDQMWMMFESLSPGLKYEAAVRARPRASGTYKGVWSDWSETILWRTRANQTSRPVLPALIVTTCIFVIIGTAFLINLRTLKWFKKILKIHIPDPEKFFPPLVSVHGGDIQKWLSSPFSTSSYCVNSTTPEISMLEVMQKNDQESQFLLSKGTLPPDPPIETSGHSVSSCFTNQGYFFFHLPNSFEIEPCQVYFTYEPFTQEGSGSEDGKSYHALPSPDFCTLAEDMPVLSHNFLHCIKAAHGFQNSSFVEETEGKAQQAMAISGALQSSEGTSSTPVLNQDEKVMDKAALQPAEALCHPNTDFPDPPDLHDSNTIEVMEGSGKAGPLIDPCTPTAHATSSSSQPPPLRQNQDEDSCRTAFSSQVPNTGAYLSLRDLQSQYSHCPV
- the IL2RB gene encoding interleukin-2 receptor subunit beta isoform X1 is translated as MLGGRLISFSVSPPAQMKPSLLLLCHLWLFSLTPLLQASDSAQGASSLTCWYDSRAALFCDWTPSRELLEAPCQLEISSMFAFYDRLFPLTEKFKKHCELPKAEHTAGPRRCIKTFSKNSNTQCFTAADRLTLSVHCNTGENMSMPARIEDFSPLENIKLRPPGNLQLIHKTENTYNLTWTLNISSHYLDGEREYQVRYRNTSLFWEKAENFTILTVEQDQMWMMFESLSPGLKYEAAVRARPRASGTYKGVWSDWSETILWRTRANQTSRPVLPALIVTTCIFVIIGTAFLINLRTLKWFKKILKIHIPDPEKFFPPLVSVHGGDIQKWLSSPFSTSSYCVNSTTPEISMLEVMQKNDQESQFLLSKGTLPPDPPIETSGHSVSSCFTNQGYFFFHLPNSFEIEPCQVYFTYEPFTQEGSGSEDGKSYHALPSPDFCTLAEDMPVLSHNFLHCIKAAHGFQNSSFVEETEGKAQQAMAISGALQSSEGTSSTPVLNQDEKVMDKAALQPAEALCHPNTDFPDPPDLHDSNTIEVMEGSGKAGPLIDPCTPTAHATSSSSQPPPLRQNQDEDSCRTAFSSQVPNTGAYLSLRDLQSQYSHCPV
- the IL2RB gene encoding interleukin-2 receptor subunit beta isoform X3 → MKPSLLLLCHLWLFSLTPLLQASDSAQGASSLTCWYDSRAALFCDWTPSRELLEAPCQLEISSMFAFYDRLFPLTEKFKKHCELPKAEHTAGPRRCIKTFSKNSNTQCFTAADRLTLSVHCNTGENMSMPARIEDFSPLENIKLRPPGNLQLIHKTENTYNLTWTLNISSHYLDGEREYQVRYRNTSLFWEKAENFTILTVEQDQMWMMFESLSPGLKYEAAVRARPRASGTYKGVWSDWSETILWRTRANQTSRPVLPALIVTTCIFVIIGTAFLINLRTLKWFKKILKIHIPDPEKFFPPLVSVHGGDIQKWLSSPFSTSSYCVNSTTPEISMLEVMQKNDQESQFLLSKGTLPPDPPIETSGHSVSSCFTNQGYFFFHLPNSFEIEPCQVYFTYEPFTQEGSGSEDGKSYHALPSPDFCTLAEDMPVLSHNFLHCIKAAHGFQNSSFVEETEGKAQQAMAISGALQSSEGTSSTPVLNQDEKVMDKAALQPAEALCHPNTDFPDPPDLHDSNTIEVMEGSGKAGPLIDPCTPTAHATSSSSQPPPLRQNQDEDSCRTAFSSQVPNTGAYLSLRDLQSQYSHCPV